One Halobaculum sp. CBA1158 DNA segment encodes these proteins:
- a CDS encoding DMT family transporter: MSSARNATLFLALGVCWGGSFPAIEVGLTELRPLLLGAYRFDLGAAVALAYVFARSDDPVPSSRTDLWAVLVAGLLFVVANIAFLAYGQRYTTGGIASIVYSLNPILTTFFTVWLLGEGSLDARGYAGVVLGVLGVALVAQPSPSDLAGDTTVGVALVFVAAVAVSFGSVATRWLDPDSEALPRTAWGMALGAVILHGLSVAIGEPQPSPAALSPAVIASLAFLGVFASAVGYAIYFGLLDLLGPFEINLVSYVVPVVATVSGAVLLSEPVTPLTVVGFAVVVVGFVLVKREAVRRALRGHTW; encoded by the coding sequence GTGAGCTCCGCCCGCAACGCGACGCTGTTTCTCGCCCTCGGCGTCTGCTGGGGCGGGAGCTTCCCGGCCATCGAGGTCGGGCTGACCGAGCTTCGACCGCTGCTGTTGGGCGCGTACCGCTTCGACCTCGGCGCGGCCGTCGCGCTCGCGTACGTGTTCGCCCGCAGCGACGACCCGGTCCCCAGTTCGCGAACCGACCTCTGGGCGGTCCTCGTCGCGGGGCTGCTGTTCGTCGTCGCCAACATCGCCTTCCTCGCGTACGGCCAGCGCTACACCACCGGCGGCATCGCCTCGATCGTCTACAGCCTCAACCCCATCTTGACGACGTTCTTCACGGTCTGGCTGCTCGGCGAGGGGAGCCTCGACGCCCGCGGCTACGCCGGCGTCGTCCTCGGCGTCCTCGGCGTCGCGCTCGTGGCCCAGCCGTCGCCGTCGGACCTGGCCGGCGACACGACGGTCGGCGTCGCGCTGGTGTTCGTCGCCGCCGTCGCCGTCTCCTTCGGCAGCGTCGCCACCCGGTGGCTCGACCCCGACTCGGAGGCGCTCCCGCGGACGGCGTGGGGAATGGCGCTGGGTGCCGTGATCCTCCACGGACTCAGCGTCGCCATCGGCGAACCGCAGCCGTCGCCGGCCGCGCTGTCGCCGGCGGTAATCGCATCGCTCGCCTTTCTCGGTGTCTTCGCTTCCGCGGTCGGTTACGCCATCTACTTCGGCCTGCTCGACCTGCTCGGTCCGTTCGAGATCAACCTCGTGAGCTACGTCGTGCCCGTCGTCGCGACTGTGTCGGGCGCGGTTCTGCTCTCGGAGCCGGTGACGCCGCTCACCGTGGTCGGGTTCGCGGTCGTCGTCGTCGGGTTCGTCCTTGTGAAGCGCGAGGCGGTTCGCCGGGCGCTGCGCGGCCACACCTGGTGA
- a CDS encoding Gfo/Idh/MocA family oxidoreductase, translated as MTDEPIDIGVLGYRFMGKAHANALDRLPMFFEDAPETNRHTVIGRDEAALAEAANTLGFERTATDWREVIDEVDAFYNLGPNHLHVEPSIAALKTGTPVLCEKPLAPTLAGAEEMREAAAEADVPAACAFNYRFVPAIRYAKRLIDAGELGEIRQVRGRYLQDWLSDPDAPWSWRNDEDMAGSGALGDLGAHTIDLARFLVGDRVGEAASVSGHLKTFTDERPVEGEDGETRPVTVDDAYSAQVEYDSGAMATFEASRVTEGHKNDHTIAVHGSAGSLRFSLERLNELEVMTGDARGYETVLVTDEDDPYIDHWWPPGHVIGWEHTFVHENYEFLKSVARSTTDGGDEVAGAAEGNDFTPNFEDAYEVQRVLDAIERSDAEGVRVDLD; from the coding sequence ATGACCGACGAACCTATCGACATCGGCGTTCTGGGGTACCGCTTCATGGGGAAGGCGCACGCGAACGCGCTCGACCGCCTTCCCATGTTCTTCGAGGACGCACCGGAGACGAACCGCCACACCGTGATCGGACGCGACGAAGCGGCCCTCGCGGAGGCGGCCAACACGCTCGGCTTCGAACGTACCGCGACCGACTGGCGGGAGGTGATCGACGAGGTGGACGCGTTCTACAACCTCGGGCCGAACCACCTCCACGTCGAGCCGTCGATCGCGGCGCTGAAGACCGGTACCCCGGTCCTCTGTGAGAAGCCGCTCGCGCCGACGCTCGCGGGTGCCGAGGAGATGCGCGAGGCCGCCGCCGAGGCGGACGTTCCCGCCGCCTGCGCGTTCAACTACCGGTTCGTCCCGGCGATCCGCTACGCGAAGCGGCTGATCGACGCCGGCGAACTCGGCGAGATACGGCAGGTTCGGGGCCGATACCTCCAGGACTGGCTCTCGGACCCCGACGCGCCGTGGAGTTGGCGCAACGACGAGGACATGGCCGGATCCGGCGCGCTCGGCGACCTGGGGGCGCACACGATCGACCTCGCGCGCTTCCTCGTCGGCGACCGCGTCGGCGAGGCCGCGAGCGTCTCCGGCCACCTGAAGACGTTCACCGACGAGCGCCCGGTCGAGGGCGAGGACGGCGAGACGCGACCCGTCACGGTGGACGACGCTTACTCCGCGCAGGTGGAATACGACTCCGGCGCGATGGCGACGTTCGAGGCCTCCCGGGTGACGGAGGGCCACAAGAACGACCACACGATCGCCGTCCACGGCAGCGCTGGAAGCCTGCGGTTCTCACTGGAGCGGCTGAACGAGTTAGAGGTCATGACGGGCGACGCGCGCGGGTACGAGACAGTGCTGGTCACCGATGAGGACGACCCGTACATCGACCACTGGTGGCCGCCGGGCCACGTGATCGGCTGGGAGCACACGTTCGTCCACGAGAACTACGAGTTCCTGAAGAGCGTGGCGCGTAGCACCACGGACGGAGGCGACGAAGTCGCCGGAGCCGCGGAGGGGAACGACTTCACCCCGAACTTCGAGGACGCCTACGAGGTCCAGCGCGTGCTCGATGCGATCGAGCGCTCGGACGCCGAGGGCGTCCGCGTCGACCTCGACTGA
- a CDS encoding NADH-ubiquinone oxidoreductase-F iron-sulfur binding region domain-containing protein, giving the protein MTTADTDGGAGTTTVRVAFDGPEGRAVLEAARQAADAATDATGAPVETLAVGSPGTVHLPVVAVTRNGRTAAHRSVGPNRAASLVSMLAEGDLPVDGAASVVDHEPGTDDFPVGDGPLSAGTRRTLRGAGWTDPTAVASPAAVGETALSGEAALELVSRLGLRGRGWGDARRDEPISEGWREARDADGDPVVVVNGLDADPKADGDRLLLASLAGRVMAGAVVAAGAVDAAEVVAVVPEDEPVIAERVRTAGDRVGDRTDLTVEVVGGDPDYMTAEHTAVLESLEGNDRIEARRRPPNPEAWGLFERPTLVHTPRTLAAIERAVADPDGFDADAADPGTRLMTVVGPERRTVELPTDASVSRALVADELAGGTGPTRDRGAFACVGGQFGGLTRDLDTPASAPALRGAGLGTNGSIEPFAEGPDGGCPVVVAGRRMRVAREDNCGRCVPCRTGSVRAHELLRAVYAGEFAESRLRELARTMGRTSMCGFGGDAARPLATALEEFGGALRAHAEGRCPAGVCDL; this is encoded by the coding sequence ATGACCACAGCCGACACGGACGGCGGCGCGGGCACGACGACCGTCCGCGTCGCGTTCGACGGCCCGGAGGGGCGAGCGGTGCTGGAGGCGGCCCGACAGGCCGCCGACGCCGCGACCGACGCGACCGGCGCGCCGGTCGAGACGCTCGCGGTCGGGTCGCCCGGAACGGTCCATCTGCCGGTCGTCGCCGTGACCCGAAACGGTCGAACCGCGGCGCACCGGTCGGTGGGTCCGAACCGCGCCGCGAGCCTGGTGAGCATGCTCGCCGAGGGCGACCTCCCCGTCGACGGCGCGGCGAGCGTCGTCGACCACGAGCCCGGAACCGACGACTTCCCCGTCGGCGACGGGCCGCTCTCGGCTGGCACGCGACGAACCCTCCGGGGTGCCGGGTGGACCGATCCGACGGCGGTCGCGTCGCCGGCGGCGGTCGGCGAGACGGCGCTGTCGGGCGAGGCGGCGTTGGAACTCGTCTCGCGGCTCGGCCTGCGCGGTCGCGGCTGGGGCGACGCCCGGCGCGACGAGCCGATTTCGGAGGGGTGGCGCGAGGCCCGCGACGCCGACGGCGACCCGGTGGTCGTCGTGAACGGACTCGACGCCGATCCGAAGGCCGACGGCGACCGACTCCTGCTCGCGAGCCTCGCCGGACGAGTCATGGCCGGGGCGGTCGTCGCCGCCGGCGCGGTCGACGCGGCGGAGGTCGTCGCGGTCGTCCCCGAGGACGAGCCGGTGATCGCGGAGCGGGTGCGAACGGCCGGCGACCGCGTCGGCGACCGGACCGACCTGACGGTGGAGGTAGTCGGGGGCGACCCAGACTACATGACCGCCGAACACACGGCCGTGCTGGAGTCGCTGGAGGGGAACGACCGGATCGAGGCCCGTCGGCGACCGCCGAACCCGGAGGCGTGGGGGCTGTTCGAGCGCCCGACGCTGGTGCACACCCCGCGGACGCTCGCGGCCATCGAGCGCGCGGTCGCCGACCCCGACGGGTTCGACGCCGACGCTGCCGACCCGGGAACCAGGCTGATGACGGTTGTCGGCCCCGAGCGACGCACGGTCGAACTCCCGACCGACGCGAGCGTGTCCCGCGCGCTCGTCGCCGACGAGTTGGCCGGCGGGACGGGACCGACGAGAGACCGAGGCGCGTTCGCCTGCGTCGGGGGACAGTTCGGCGGGCTGACGCGCGACCTGGACACGCCGGCGTCCGCGCCGGCGTTGCGCGGGGCGGGGCTGGGCACGAACGGCTCGATCGAGCCGTTCGCCGAGGGCCCGGACGGCGGCTGTCCGGTCGTCGTCGCGGGCCGGCGGATGCGCGTCGCCCGCGAGGACAACTGCGGTCGGTGCGTCCCGTGTCGCACCGGGAGCGTGCGGGCCCACGAACTGCTCCGGGCGGTGTACGCCGGCGAGTTCGCCGAGTCGAGGCTGCGCGAGCTGGCGCGGACGATGGGTCGCACGTCGATGTGCGGTTTCGGCGGCGACGCCGCCCGACCGCTCGCGACCGCACTCGAGGAGTTCGGGGGGGCCCTGCGTGCGCACGCCGAGGGCCGCTGCCCCGCGGGGGTGTGTGACCTGTGA
- a CDS encoding translation initiation factor eIF-2B, with the protein MIDETVAEIREMQTHSSSVVAVKAARALRDLLGREYATLDEFERDLDHNAGALRRANPSHASLHRTMRAITDAVLDDAESVADAKGLLDAAVEREVERVETGKREAAENAARTFSDGETFLTHDYSSTVLEAVESAAAGGAHLTAYVTEARPRYLGRKTARTLAALDRVDPHLAVDAAAGHLLREVDPDRVVVGMDCIVGDTLYNRIGTFPIAAAATEVGVPVVVVGSGTKVIEEGFRFENEFRPPSEVMLEPADGIAIENPAYDATPISLVDQVITDEGIGDP; encoded by the coding sequence ATGATAGACGAGACGGTCGCCGAGATACGAGAGATGCAGACGCACTCCTCGTCGGTCGTCGCGGTGAAGGCCGCCCGCGCGCTGCGGGACCTGCTCGGCCGCGAGTACGCCACCCTGGACGAGTTCGAGCGCGACCTCGACCACAACGCCGGCGCGCTCCGTCGGGCCAACCCCTCTCACGCCAGCCTCCACCGGACGATGCGCGCGATCACCGACGCCGTCCTCGATGACGCCGAAAGCGTCGCGGACGCGAAGGGCCTGCTCGATGCGGCCGTCGAGCGAGAGGTCGAGCGCGTCGAGACGGGCAAGCGGGAGGCGGCCGAGAACGCCGCCCGAACCTTCAGCGACGGCGAGACGTTCCTCACGCACGACTACTCCTCGACCGTGCTGGAGGCGGTGGAGTCGGCCGCCGCGGGCGGCGCGCACCTGACCGCGTACGTCACCGAGGCGCGCCCGCGCTATCTCGGACGCAAGACGGCCCGGACGCTCGCGGCGCTGGACCGGGTCGACCCGCACCTCGCGGTCGACGCCGCCGCCGGACACCTCCTCCGGGAGGTCGACCCCGACCGCGTCGTCGTCGGCATGGACTGCATCGTCGGCGACACGCTGTACAACCGCATCGGCACCTTCCCGATCGCGGCCGCCGCGACGGAGGTGGGCGTCCCGGTCGTCGTCGTCGGATCGGGGACGAAAGTGATCGAGGAGGGATTCCGCTTCGAGAACGAGTTCCGGCCGCCCAGCGAGGTGATGCTCGAACCGGCCGACGGGATCGCGATCGAGAACCCCGCCTACGACGCTACGCCGATATCGCTCGTCGACCAGGTGATCACCGACGAGGGGATCGGCGATCCCTGA
- the bcp gene encoding thioredoxin-dependent thiol peroxidase — translation MLDPGTEAPEFSLPDHVGREVSLSEFEGRRVVLYFYPRADTPGCTTEACGFRDAHEEFEARDTAIVGISDDPVDDLTDFARKHDLPFSLLSDEDGSVAAAYDSYGEKNVFGNVVDGVFRNTYLVGPDGTIERAYEGVSPEDHAEELLADVDELRGES, via the coding sequence GTGCTCGACCCAGGTACCGAGGCACCCGAGTTCTCGCTTCCCGACCACGTCGGCCGCGAGGTCTCCCTGTCGGAGTTCGAGGGGCGGCGCGTCGTCCTGTACTTCTACCCGCGTGCGGACACCCCCGGCTGTACGACGGAGGCCTGCGGCTTCCGCGACGCTCACGAGGAGTTCGAGGCGCGCGACACGGCGATCGTCGGCATCAGCGACGACCCCGTCGACGACCTCACCGACTTCGCCCGCAAGCACGACCTCCCGTTCAGCCTGCTGTCGGACGAGGACGGCTCCGTCGCCGCGGCGTACGACTCCTACGGCGAGAAGAACGTCTTCGGCAACGTCGTCGACGGCGTGTTCCGAAACACGTACCTCGTCGGTCCCGACGGGACCATCGAGCGCGCGTACGAGGGCGTTTCCCCCGAGGACCACGCCGAGGAACTGCTCGCGGACGTCGACGAACTCCGCGGCGAGTCGTAG
- the fdhF gene encoding formate dehydrogenase subunit alpha → MSADGADGVGGNDDPDPLPRVPDASRVSDQRTSTPLTETFAPGTAADPPVGTGESGDDGCGCGSCDCGGEKAAEDGEGNAVAGGDGDGGTVTVTVDGTAVSVPADATLLDAMERAEYEGTVPALCAYDRDGGDCSDDIGPRSTCRTCTVEADGELVPACSHPVGDGVTVRTDGPDAREARAVNLDLVLSDHNLRCTTCNQNGRCELQDAAIEAGVEEPRFGVFDERSEYEPLDDTSSFIQIDRNKCITCARCVDACNDVQMSGVLRIEGTGEDTEIGFQSDAETMADSACVSCGHCATVCPTGSLTERGLAGLATLPIPGFSHRNSVGKSLTADAEKAARATSETGGSRGGDGGDGGDRGEAGRSPTRERAESNGLASAFRWAKRTAGDAGRSALLAGEHAAESLAARTMKEGWLFDVASRVADHRLKDVEFTETTCGFCAVGCRFQLVSKDDEVLGAVPTDDPADAPVNDFSTCVKGKFGYEFANSDERLTTPLVRDDDGELREASWEEALSRVAEGFESIRERSGPDALATFASSKCTNEEDYLMQKFARGVLGTKNVDNCARLCHSSTVAALKQTLGYGAMSNRINEDIGEADAYLITGSNTTESHPVLATRITRNVDAGADLVVFDPREVEIAEHASQYVRTEPGYDVAWINGLIRYIVANDLHDEAFIEERTRNFDALREKVEPFTPEEVERLAGVPPEELREAAETIATADSVVFGWAMGMTQHGHGTQNVLALADLALVTGNLGKPGAGVSPFRGHNNVQGGGGDMGTLPNLLPGYRDPGDPDVLDEFEDAWGVRPPSEEGLTVPEVFTEALAGNVEGLYVMGENPALSEPDISHAEEALEALEFLVVQDVFPTETTEHADVVLPAATFSEKEGTFTNTERRVQLVGRATDPPGDARQDWAILRDLASRIDHAGDPWAFDGPADVMDEIATVAPIYGGISHERLRAEGGLQWPCEDESDPGTPYLYEEGFNFPDGRARFVPADTGEPGDLPSEEFPLTMTTGRVLYHWHTGTLTRRVDGLMDHVGEAFVEITAATAERLGIADGDRVRVESPRGAIEVHATVSDRPGDGVVFVPMHFADGAVNELTGERFDPDSGIPEYKVSSVRVSPVDADSRAGRDAAPSSGRSGTTGRPDPTGSVDDD, encoded by the coding sequence GTGAGCGCCGACGGAGCCGACGGGGTCGGCGGAAACGACGACCCCGACCCGCTCCCGCGCGTCCCGGACGCGTCGCGGGTGTCCGACCAGCGCACGTCGACGCCGCTGACCGAGACGTTCGCGCCGGGGACGGCGGCCGACCCGCCCGTCGGGACGGGCGAGAGCGGCGACGACGGCTGTGGCTGCGGGTCGTGCGACTGCGGGGGCGAGAAAGCGGCCGAGGACGGCGAAGGGAACGCGGTCGCCGGCGGCGACGGCGACGGCGGAACGGTCACCGTCACCGTCGACGGCACGGCGGTGTCGGTGCCCGCGGACGCGACGCTGTTGGACGCGATGGAGCGGGCGGAGTACGAGGGGACGGTCCCCGCGTTGTGTGCGTACGACCGCGACGGCGGCGACTGCTCGGACGACATCGGCCCGCGCTCGACGTGCCGGACGTGTACCGTCGAGGCCGACGGGGAACTGGTCCCGGCCTGCTCGCACCCCGTCGGGGACGGCGTGACGGTTCGGACCGACGGCCCCGACGCCCGCGAGGCGCGGGCGGTGAACCTCGACCTCGTCCTCTCGGACCACAACCTCCGGTGTACGACCTGCAACCAGAACGGCCGCTGCGAGCTACAGGACGCCGCGATCGAGGCGGGTGTCGAGGAGCCGCGGTTCGGCGTCTTCGACGAGCGCAGCGAGTACGAGCCGCTGGACGACACCTCGTCGTTCATCCAGATCGACCGCAACAAGTGCATCACCTGCGCGCGCTGCGTCGACGCCTGCAACGACGTGCAGATGTCGGGCGTCCTCCGGATCGAGGGCACCGGCGAGGACACCGAGATCGGCTTCCAGTCCGACGCCGAGACGATGGCCGACTCGGCGTGCGTCTCCTGCGGCCATTGCGCGACGGTCTGTCCGACGGGGTCGCTGACCGAACGGGGACTGGCGGGACTCGCGACGCTTCCGATCCCGGGGTTCTCCCACCGGAACAGCGTCGGGAAGTCGCTGACTGCGGACGCGGAGAAGGCGGCGCGGGCGACGAGCGAGACGGGCGGTTCGAGGGGTGGCGACGGCGGCGACGGGGGCGACCGCGGCGAGGCCGGCCGATCGCCGACCCGCGAGCGCGCCGAGTCGAACGGGCTCGCCTCGGCGTTCAGATGGGCGAAGCGGACGGCGGGCGACGCCGGTCGGTCGGCGTTGCTGGCGGGCGAGCACGCCGCCGAGTCGCTGGCGGCGCGGACGATGAAGGAGGGGTGGCTGTTCGACGTCGCGAGCCGGGTCGCCGACCACCGCCTGAAGGACGTGGAGTTCACCGAGACCACCTGCGGCTTCTGCGCGGTCGGCTGTCGCTTCCAGCTGGTCTCGAAGGACGACGAGGTGCTCGGGGCGGTCCCGACCGACGACCCGGCGGACGCGCCGGTGAACGACTTCTCGACGTGCGTGAAGGGGAAGTTCGGTTACGAGTTCGCCAACAGCGACGAGCGACTGACGACGCCGCTGGTGCGCGACGACGACGGCGAACTGCGCGAGGCGTCGTGGGAGGAGGCGCTCTCGCGGGTCGCCGAGGGGTTCGAGTCGATCCGCGAGCGCTCGGGGCCGGACGCGCTGGCGACGTTCGCCTCCTCGAAGTGCACCAACGAGGAGGACTACCTGATGCAGAAGTTCGCGCGCGGCGTCCTCGGCACCAAGAACGTCGACAACTGCGCGCGGCTGTGTCACTCCTCGACGGTCGCGGCGCTGAAGCAGACGCTCGGCTACGGCGCGATGTCGAACCGGATCAACGAGGACATCGGCGAGGCGGACGCCTACCTCATCACCGGGTCGAACACGACCGAGAGCCACCCCGTGCTCGCGACGCGGATCACGCGCAACGTCGACGCCGGCGCGGACCTGGTCGTGTTCGACCCCCGAGAGGTCGAGATCGCCGAGCACGCGAGCCAGTACGTCCGCACCGAACCGGGGTACGACGTGGCGTGGATCAACGGCCTGATCCGGTACATCGTCGCCAACGATCTCCACGACGAGGCGTTCATCGAGGAGCGCACCCGGAACTTCGACGCGCTGCGCGAGAAGGTGGAGCCGTTCACGCCCGAGGAGGTGGAGCGGCTGGCGGGGGTCCCGCCCGAGGAACTGCGGGAGGCCGCCGAGACGATCGCGACCGCGGACTCGGTCGTCTTCGGGTGGGCGATGGGGATGACCCAGCACGGCCACGGCACGCAGAACGTCCTCGCGTTGGCCGACCTCGCGCTCGTCACCGGAAACCTCGGCAAGCCCGGCGCGGGCGTCTCGCCGTTCCGCGGCCACAACAACGTCCAGGGCGGCGGCGGCGACATGGGGACCCTCCCGAACCTCCTGCCCGGCTACCGCGACCCGGGCGACCCCGACGTGCTCGACGAGTTCGAGGACGCGTGGGGCGTCCGTCCGCCGAGCGAGGAGGGGCTGACCGTGCCCGAGGTGTTCACCGAGGCGCTCGCGGGGAACGTCGAAGGACTGTACGTGATGGGCGAGAACCCCGCGCTGTCGGAACCCGACATCTCGCACGCCGAGGAGGCGCTGGAGGCCCTGGAGTTCCTCGTCGTGCAGGACGTCTTCCCGACGGAGACGACCGAGCACGCCGACGTGGTGTTGCCGGCGGCGACGTTCTCCGAGAAGGAGGGAACCTTCACGAACACCGAACGGCGCGTCCAGTTGGTCGGGCGGGCGACCGACCCGCCGGGCGACGCGCGCCAGGACTGGGCGATCCTCCGGGACCTCGCGAGTCGCATCGACCACGCCGGCGACCCATGGGCGTTCGACGGTCCGGCGGACGTGATGGACGAGATCGCGACGGTCGCGCCGATCTACGGCGGCATCAGCCACGAACGCCTCCGCGCGGAGGGGGGGCTGCAATGGCCCTGCGAGGACGAGTCGGACCCGGGAACGCCGTACCTCTACGAGGAGGGGTTCAACTTCCCGGACGGGCGGGCGCGGTTCGTCCCCGCCGACACGGGCGAACCGGGCGACCTCCCGAGCGAGGAGTTCCCGCTCACCATGACGACCGGCCGCGTGCTGTACCACTGGCACACCGGCACCCTGACCAGGCGGGTCGACGGGCTCATGGACCACGTCGGCGAGGCGTTCGTGGAGATCACCGCCGCGACCGCCGAGCGACTGGGGATCGCCGACGGCGACCGCGTGCGCGTGGAGTCGCCCCGCGGGGCGATCGAGGTGCACGCGACCGTCAGCGACCGCCCCGGCGACGGGGTGGTGTTCGTTCCGATGCACTTCGCGGACGGCGCGGTGAACGAACTCACCGGCGAGCGTTTCGACCCCGACAGCGGCATCCCCGAGTACAAGGTGTCGAGCGTTCGCGTGAGCCCAGTCGACGCCGACAGTCGGGCGGGACGCGACGCCGCCCCCTCGTCGGGCCGCTCCGGAACGACCGGTCGGCCCGACCCGACGGGGTCGGTCGACGACGACTGA
- a CDS encoding universal stress protein — translation MYDDILVPFDGSDGATSVLYHVGEIATRTDATVHVLYVADTDRDSVSVVRGRAIDALVAEGEDVVDEAAGVLASLGVDHETDVIQGNPVSTIVAYADRTDQDLIAMATHGRSGIARFLAGSVSERVVRLSSVPVLTARMKADERLSFPYEHVVVATDGSDGAARGERHGVSLAATLDATLHAVSIVDDDGLAAGVRAALADAGDEIAEAAVEDLVDDAEAAGVETRRHVGHGTPVEGIVEYVESNDVDAVVMGTTGRRNTDRILLGSVAEQTVRTAPVPVITVGDPDGD, via the coding sequence ATGTACGACGACATCCTCGTCCCGTTCGACGGGAGCGACGGCGCGACGAGCGTGCTGTATCACGTCGGCGAGATCGCGACGCGGACCGACGCGACCGTCCACGTGCTCTACGTCGCCGACACCGATCGCGACTCCGTCTCGGTCGTCCGGGGGCGGGCGATCGACGCGCTCGTCGCGGAGGGCGAGGACGTGGTCGACGAGGCCGCGGGCGTCCTCGCGTCGCTGGGCGTCGACCACGAGACCGACGTGATCCAGGGCAACCCGGTGTCGACGATCGTCGCCTACGCCGACCGGACCGACCAGGACCTGATCGCGATGGCGACGCACGGGCGAAGCGGGATCGCGCGGTTCCTCGCCGGCAGCGTCTCCGAGCGGGTCGTCCGCCTCTCGTCGGTGCCGGTGCTTACCGCGCGCATGAAGGCGGACGAACGGCTCTCGTTCCCGTACGAGCACGTGGTCGTCGCCACCGACGGCAGCGACGGCGCGGCCCGCGGCGAGCGCCACGGCGTGTCGCTGGCGGCGACGCTCGACGCCACGCTGCATGCGGTCTCGATCGTCGACGACGACGGCCTCGCGGCGGGCGTTCGCGCGGCGCTCGCGGACGCGGGCGACGAGATCGCCGAGGCCGCGGTCGAGGACCTCGTCGACGACGCGGAGGCCGCCGGCGTCGAGACCCGACGCCACGTCGGCCACGGAACCCCGGTCGAGGGGATCGTCGAGTACGTCGAGTCGAACGACGTCGACGCCGTCGTGATGGGGACCACCGGCCGCCGCAACACCGACCGGATCCTCCTGGGGAGCGTCGCAGAGCAGACGGTCCGGACCGCGCCGGTTCCGGTGATCACCGTCGGCGACCCCGACGGAGACTGA
- the priS gene encoding DNA primase small subunit PriS, translating into MNRRTREYLKGRFGDYYRSASVSPPPEANEREWGHIPFTAGDGTTMVRHQSLLDIGEVAEFLARETPRHAYFSAARYDDPANGSMSDKGWRSADLVFDLDADHLPGVDPEATSYGEMLAACKEELLALLDVLETDFGFDSEELQVVFSGGRGYHVHVRDDAVAGLDSTARREVVDYVRAVDLNYDGLIEKRPNERGTLQKTLRTEGGWGRRVHEALVAYAEELLAMEESDALAELQELDGVGEKTARTIHGVLDRNPEGVKAGNVELGPGASTLVRAIAERVTAEQTAPIDEPVTTDLRRLIRLPGSIHGGSGLLVEPLDRGDIDAFDPLTDAIPERFRGRDILVDVTDPGRVDVGDDRDKVEEGIISVPEYVGVFLMARGRAKKARE; encoded by the coding sequence ATGAACCGTCGCACGCGCGAGTACCTGAAGGGCCGCTTCGGCGACTACTACCGGAGCGCGTCCGTCTCCCCGCCGCCCGAGGCCAACGAGCGCGAGTGGGGACACATCCCCTTCACCGCGGGCGACGGCACCACGATGGTCCGCCACCAGTCGCTGCTCGACATCGGCGAGGTCGCCGAGTTCCTCGCGCGCGAGACGCCGCGTCACGCGTACTTCTCGGCCGCGCGCTACGACGACCCCGCCAACGGGAGCATGAGCGACAAGGGCTGGCGGTCGGCCGACCTCGTGTTCGACCTCGACGCCGACCACCTCCCCGGCGTCGACCCGGAGGCGACGAGCTACGGGGAGATGCTCGCCGCCTGCAAGGAGGAACTCCTCGCGCTGCTCGACGTTCTGGAGACGGACTTCGGGTTCGACTCCGAGGAGCTGCAGGTCGTCTTCTCGGGCGGCCGCGGCTACCACGTCCACGTCCGCGACGACGCGGTCGCAGGGCTCGATTCCACGGCGCGTCGGGAGGTCGTCGATTACGTCCGCGCGGTCGACCTCAACTACGACGGCCTCATCGAGAAGCGGCCGAACGAGCGCGGTACCCTCCAGAAGACACTTCGCACGGAGGGCGGGTGGGGGCGACGCGTCCACGAGGCGCTCGTCGCGTACGCCGAGGAGCTCCTCGCGATGGAGGAGTCCGACGCGCTGGCGGAGCTGCAGGAACTGGACGGCGTCGGCGAGAAGACCGCACGGACGATCCACGGCGTGCTCGATCGCAACCCCGAGGGCGTGAAGGCCGGCAACGTCGAACTCGGGCCGGGCGCGTCCACGCTGGTTCGGGCGATCGCCGAGCGCGTCACCGCCGAGCAGACCGCCCCGATCGACGAGCCGGTCACCACCGACCTCCGGCGGCTCATCCGTCTCCCGGGCAGCATCCACGGCGGGAGCGGCCTGCTCGTCGAACCCCTCGATCGCGGAGACATCGACGCGTTCGATCCGCTGACGGACGCGATCCCCGAGCGATTCCGCGGCCGCGACATCCTCGTCGACGTGACCGATCCGGGTCGCGTCGACGTGGGCGACGACAGAGATAAGGTGGAGGAGGGTATCATCTCAGTTCCCGAGTACGTCGGCGTGTTCCTCATGGCACGCGGGCGAGCGAAGAAGGCGAGGGAGTAG